The following is a genomic window from Bacillus sp. V2I10.
CACCTTTATTATGAAGGCGCTTACCTGGATACTGGGTGATGGAGAAGAAGAAATTTCTATCTTCAGAGAGCTCAAATGCTTGACATAAAATAAAAAACCTCATTGAAAAAAATAGGGATATATGATATAGTTTTAAATTGCGTATATTAAACGAGAAAAATACAACTTATATAGGAGTGTTACCATGAGCACAAAATACGAAACAGGTTCTGTTCACACGGGCAAAGTAACAGGAATCCAACGCTACGGAGCGTTTGTAGCATTAGATGAATCAACACAAGGTTTAGTTCACATTTCTGAAATCGCACACGGTTTTGTTAAAGATATCAACGAACAATTAAAAGTAGGCGACGAAGTTCAAGTGAAAGTTCTTTCAGTTGACGAGCAAGCTGGTAAAATCAGCCTTTCAATTCGTGCAACTCAAGAAGCTCCAGCACAAACTGAAGCTCCTAAAAAGCCTAAAAAGCGTCAAGCTACAGTGAAAGCAACTCCTGCTTATTCTAACGAAACTCCACAAGGTTTCAACACTCTTAAAGAAAAATTAGAAGAGTGGATCGAGCAATCTAAACAAACAAATAAATAAATCCGGCCTTATTTAAAAGAATGCATCCTTTGCGGATGGATTCTTTTTTTGTGTAAAAAATGAATGTCTGCGAAAAAATTTTTTTGGCTGGTTTCGCTAAATAAATTGCTTTTTCGGCTAAATGATTACGAGTTTCAGCTATAAAAAAGCAGAATTCAGCTAAATAAAGTTGAATATCAGCGATAATAAATTTACTGAAAAACAAAAAAAGCACCGAATAATGGCATTCGGTGCCTGCATTTATCATTTATCGTGCTTCTGGTTTTGGCTCGTCGCGAGCAATTTCAGCTGCCGGCTTGAACAGAATTGCAAGGTTGATAAGGCCGGCAATTCCAACTAGTCCGTAGATAATTCTTGATAATGCAGAGTCTTGGCCGCCGAAAATAGCAGCTACTAGATCAAATTGAAAGAAGCCGATTAAACCCCAGTTTATCGCTCCGATAATAGTAAGTACAAGTGCAATGCGTTGTAATGCGCTCATGTTGTTACCTCCTTAAGATATGAGAATGCACTCATAGAGTGTGAAGATATCAGCAGAATTATTCATCTAGGCAAAAATGAGTTTGCCGAGCGCATTTCTTGCAAAAACAATCGAAAAAAGGCCATACTTATTTTATAGAAAAGTAAGGAGGCGATAATTGTGGAAAATTTTACATACCATAATCCTACTAAATTAATTTTTGGTAAAGATCAGCTTGAACAGCTAAAAACTGAGGTGCCTAAATACGGCAAAAATGTTCTCCTTGTTTACGGTGGCGGAAGCATTAAGCGTAATGGTTTATATGATAAAGTTCTTGCACAGCTTGAGGAAATTGGAGCTATTGTGTTCGAGCTTGCAGGGGTTGAGCCAAATCCAAGGTTATCGACTGTAAAGCGCGGCGTAAATCTTTCCAAAAGCGAAAATATTGACTTCCTTTTAGCTGTTGGCGGAGGAAGTGTTATTGACTGTACAAAAGCAATCGCTGCAGGAGCAAAGTATGACGGAGATGCTTGGGATATCGTTACAAAAAAACATATGCCGACAGAAGCTCTTCCGTTTGGAACAGTTCTGACATTAGCTGCAACTGGATCTGAAATGAATGCAGGTTCTGTTATCACTAACTGGGAAACACAAGAGAAGTACGGATGGGGAAGTCCTCTTACATTCCCGAAATTCTCTATTTTAGATCCTGTTAACACATTTACAGTTCCAAAGGACCAAACCGTGTATGGGATGGTTGACATGATGTCGCATGTGTTTGAACAATATTTCCACCATACGAAAAACACACCGCTGCAGGACCGTTTCTGTGAAGCTACTTTAAAGACAGTAATTGAAACAGCTCCTAAGCTGATGAATGACTTAGAAAATTATGAGCTTCGCGAAACCATCCTATATTCAGGCACAATTGCATTAAACGGATCTCTGCAAATGGGTTACCGCGGCGATTGGGCGACTCATAACATTGAGCATGCTGTATCAGCTGTGTATGACATTCCGCATGCAGGAGGTCTCGCAATCCTTTTCCCTAACTGGATGAGACATACGCTGTCTGAGAACGTTGACCGCTTCAAACAAGTTGCTGTACGAGTATTCAATGTAGATCCTGAAGGGAAATCAGATCGTGACATCGCATTAGAGGGCATCGATAAGCTAAGTGAATTCTGGAGCAGCTTAGGCGCACCGAGCCGCTTGGCTGATTACGGCATCACAGACGAGAAGATTGACCTGATTGCCGATAAAGCAATGTCTAACGGAGAATTCGGCAACTTTAAAAAGCTGAATAAAGAAGACGTTCTTGTGATTTTAAGAGCATCTCTATAATAGAAGAACACTCTGTTTCGGCAGGGTGTTTTATTTATTTTTGAATTGGACGCGTTTACATTGGGAGGCTCGCTTGATTTACTATCTCAGTTTCGTTAAAGTGAAAGAGGATAAAAATTTTTATATGCGATGGAGGAACTGCAATGACACATGTTCGTTTTGATTATTCTAAAGCGTTGTCATTTTTTGGTGAACACGAACTTACATATTTGCGCGATTTCGTTAAAGTGGCGCATCATTCAATTCATGAAAAAACAGGTGCGGGAAGCGACTATTTAGGATGGGTTGATCTTCCGTCTGAGTATGATAAAGAAGAATTTGCACGCATTCAAAAAAGTGCTGAAAAAATTAAATCTGATTCAGATGTTCTTTTAGTTGTTGGAATTGGGGGTTCATACCTTGGGGCACGTGCTGCTCTTGAAATGCTGAATCATTCTTTCTACAATGCTCTTTCTAAAGAACAGCGCAAAACGCCTCAGATTATTTTTGTGGGCAACAATATCAGCTCGACCTATATGAAGGATTTAATGGATCTGCTTGATGGAAAAGATTTCTCTATCAATGTTATTTCCAAATCAGGAACAACAACTGAGCCTGCGCTTGCATTCCGTATTTTCCGCAAGCTGCTCGAAGAAAAATACGGCAAAGCTGCAGCTAAATCCCGTATTTACGCAACAACAGACAAAGCCCGCGGTGCATTAAAAACACTCGCGACTGAAGAAGGCTACGAATCATTTATTATTCCAGATGATGTCGGCGGACGTTACTCAGTTTTAACAGCTGTTGGCTTATTGCCGATTGCTGCTGCAGGAGCTGACATCGAGGAAATGATGAAAGGCGCGGCAGCCGCAATGGCGGATTTTGCAACTTCTGAGCTGGAAGATAATGCTGCATATCAATATGCTGCTGTCCGAAATGCTTTATATAACCGCGGTAAAACGATTGAAATGCTGATTAACTATGAGCCGGGTCTTCAATACTTTGCAGAGTGGTGGAAACAGCTGTTTGGCGAAAGTGAAGGAAAAGATCAAAAAGGCATTTTCCCTGCTTCAGCAAACTTCTCAACGGATCTTCATTCAATGGGACAATACGTTCAAGAAGGCCGCCGCGATTTATTTGAAACCGTGCTGAACATAGAGAAGCCTCGTCATGAATTAACGATTGAAGCAGAAGAAAATGATTTGGACGGCTTAAACTACTTAGCTGGTGAAACAGTTGATTTCGTCAATAAAAAAGCATTCCAGGGCACAATGCTTGCTCATACAGACGGCGGCGTTCCGAACTTAATCGTGAATCTTCCGGAAATGAACGAGTACACATTCGGATACCTTGTTTATTTCTTCGAAAAAGCATGTGCAATGAGCGGATATCTGCTGGGCGTCAATCCATTTGACCAGCCTGGTGTTGAAGCATATAAAGTAAACATGTTTGCTTTACTTGGGAAACCAGGTTTTGAAGAAGTGAAAGCGAAGCTTGAGAAACGCTTAGAGGAATAAGGTTTTACGCTACTTTCCTTAGTGGTATTTTATAAGGTAATTTCTTAGTTCTCGGGGTATAAAAAGGGTGACTGACCACATTTTGACCACATTCCTTGCTAAAATGTGTTTGAGTCGGCCATATACTCCGAGAATTTTTTTATTGTTTTGGTTTCCGTAGATTTTGTAACATGGGAATAAATATTTCCCGTTGTCATAATATCCTTGTGTCCTAATCTTTCTTGAATCTCTTTTAAGGAAACTTCTGCTTCTAACAGCATTACAGCATGAGTAAGCCTTAATTGAAAATCGAGTTATAAATGGTGGATTTGAAACAGGTACATTTTCACCATGGGTAGCTTCTAATGCCACTATTACGAATCAATTTTCTCATAGTGGTTCTTTTGCAGCACGTCTATTGGGAGGTAATATTAATAGCTTTATCTTTCAGTATGTCGAAGCAAATCCTACTGAGAGGTTTGAATTTCTAGGTTCATTAGCAAAAGTAGGCACTCTCACAAGTCCTCCAGTTTCCTTAACGGTCGCTTACTATGATTCATCTTTTGGGTTTTTAGGCTACGGTTTAATTACAAATATCCCTTCTAGCCGCTTACCTAACGTTGAAGATGAAACATGGTTAGAAGATCTATGAAACAACTTCCCCAGCTCCACTTGGAACAACACAAGCATTAGTTTTAATTAACAAGTTACCCCAAGCTGGATCTTCTGATGTAATAGTAGATGATGTAGCTCTTCTAACAATTGACAGTATTAGCAGTGCCACTGGTGCTACCGGTGCTACTGAAGCCACTGGAGCCACTGGAGTAATAGAGATTTTAGCAGACCAAACTACAAGTGGTGTAGGTTTTGAAACAGGAAACTTTACGGAATTCCTATCGGTTGGCCCTATTACAGTTACAGGTAATGTAATAATCAAATTAGAAGCAACAACAGAAACATCCTATTTGTCAGATCAAATAAACACTACTTATACTGCAAATACAAACCTCTTTCTTTTAAGAAATGGTAATCCCGATGTTTTTAGGACAACTGATCGACAGACTAATATTTTAAAAGAAAACCCTACTAATGAAGACAACACTGTCTTTAGTACGTCTCTGAACTGTATTGATTTTGTATCTGCAGGCACTTACACGTACACTTTAATAATTCAAGGAGTTGCAACAAATGTATCAATTGGAACTTTTAGAGCACGCTCGCTGATTGCTACAGTTTTTAACACTTAAGGTATAAAAACCCTTCTCTTAGGTGAGGAGGGTTTTTACCTTTTCTGTAATATCAATTTGATTATAAAGCACTTTGTATAGATCTACATCATAAATAAAATCACGTTTCACCTTCTGAAACCACTCAAAAGCAACTCTTGCCGATTCCTCTTCAGGATTATATTTAAACTTCTTTCCATTCACCATGAAATATCCACATTGTAAAGTTTTCATTCCATTCACAAAATAATGGAGATCAATTACTATTTGCATCTCCTCACTCATCTCCATTTCTTTTTGTTTGTTTGGAAAATCAATCTGTTCAATATCATAAAGTGGTGTGCTTTTTCTATAAGATACTTAAGGAAGGATATAGGACAATAATGTTAAAATGGAAATATTAGTTACTCCATTAAAGGGCAGCATTCCTGTAATGAAGAAAAATGGGGTTTGAACAAAAAATAAACCTCTTGGTAAGATATGAGTGTCCAGTGCTTGCCGGCAAAAAGGACGAACTCAAATAACCAGGAGGCTGTTCAAATGAATTATAACCAAAATAAAAAGATTGCTCAAATAACTTCTCAAACACTAATTGTAGGTGTAGATATTGCGAAGTACAAGCATGTAGCTCGTGCTCAAGACTTTAGAGGCCTAGAGTTTGGTGCACCTTGTCATTTTGAAAATACCAAATCACATTTTAATCTTTTTTTAGGCTGGATAAAACATTTGATGGAACAACACGGCATGGATAAGGTGATTATTGGAATGGAGCCGACAGGTCATTATTGGCTCAACCTCGCTCATTTTCTTAAAGAAGAGGAGATAAAGTTTGTCGTGGTAAATCCTATGCATGTGAAGAAATCTAAAGAATTAGATGATAATTCTCCAACCAAAAATGATGTGAAGGACGCTAAAGTCATTGCACAGCTAGTCAAAGATGGGAGATATGCCGAACCTAATATTCCACAAGGAGTTTATGCAGAACTTCGTGTGGCAAGGAAAATACGCGATCTCTTATTTGTTGACTTACAAGCTGTGCAGGGGCAAATTCATAACTGGTTAGATCGATATTTCCCTGAATTCCTTACAGTGTTTAAGGATTGGGAAGGAAAAGCAGCACTACAATTATTAAAGTTAAACGTATTACCACATGAGTTAGAGATAGTCTCGGAACAAGAGATCCTCATTCACCTCAGAAAAGCTGTAAAACGTGCGGTTGGACTCAGTAAAATTCAAGAACTTAAACGAGTAGCCAAAGACTCTATCGGTATTCGTGAAGGTTCAAGGATGGCTAAATTAGAGCTTCGCACTTTACTAGACAAGTATGAGTTAATAAATGAAAAGTTCGAAGAACTAGAATCTGATATTGATGGACTCCTTGAACGGATACCAGGTGTTCAACAAATGTTGGCCATCACAGGAATCGGCAAGGACACTGTAGCTGGCTTCTTTTCTGAAGTAGGGAATTTAAGTTACTATTCTCACCCTCGACAAATCATCAAGTTAGCTGGGTTGAGTTTAAAGGAGAACACCTCTGGAAAGCACAAAGGGCATACGAAGATTACAAAGAGAGGCAGGAAGACACTAAGGGCTCTCCTCTTCCGAGTAGCGATGCCTTTAGTAGCTAAGAACACTGCTTTTAAAGCTTTACATGAGTATTTTACAACACGTAAAAATAATCCTCTAAAGAAAATGCAGTCTCTTATAGCGATATGTAATAAGCTGATACGTATTCTTTTTACGATTGGTACAAAACAATGTGAATTTAGTGAAGATAGAATGTTGAAGGATATTCCTCATATGGCTCCTTTACTGAAAGCAGCTTAGGGTTCATTAGTTAATATTCAAAAGGTTTTATTTAGGATTATTATTTAGACATTTGAAGCACGGATTAGTCAGTAAAACAATTAAAGTACGGACTTTGATCCTGTCGGGCAGCATCACTGACATCCACCTCATGGAAAGGTTGGACGAAGGAATTTTGGAGCGTAGACTCTGTGAGACATGGGAGGGTTGACCTCCATGAGACATGTGGACATCCACCAGTGCAACCATACTTTAACTGCCTAACCACTTTTTGGATAGGAGTGGTTAGGCAGTTAAGGACTTTTTTTCTCTAACGCACCAAAAATATCCTTATTTTCAACTTACATCCATAACTTTGATGTCTAATTAAAATAAATCTAGATGAAATCTTAAGAAAAAGCTAGAAATCCAGAGTTATTCCTTTCTTTATAGAGGGAGTTTAGTTGCATAAGAATAGATTCCAGAAGATCGTCATTAGTGTCGATCTTTTTCTTTTCACTGTTTCAGATAAAAAAGTTACTATCTGAAAGCTGCAACCAAATTTATAGGAATAATATTTTATGAATTGGAAAAAAATAGTGTTTAGGAAAGGAGGGATTGCGAATGTCTGTAAAAAAGTGGGTAACAGGATTGGTCGTTGTGCTTGCAATAGTTGTAGTTGTGACAACTCTAGGCTCATTCGGCGTATTTGCCGAATCCAGTGTTGTAACTCAGCCTATGGATACGGTGAAATCGATTGAGGTCGAGTTGAACGATGATTACTTTAATCCGAAAGTCATCACTATTCCGAATGGAACAACCACAACGTTGATATTGAAAAACAAAGGTAAGAAAGAGCACACCTTCACAGTGGAAAAGCTCGGAATTGACGCCGAGGTCCAGCCAGGTAAAGAAAAAAACATTACAGTGAAACCGAAACAGCCCGGTACATATGAACTGATATGTCGGTACCATTTCCAGGAAGGAATGGTTGGAAAAGTAATAGTCAAATAAAAAACAGGGCCAATAATGCCTTGTTTTTTTAATAGGCAAAGGAAATTACTTATTATTACCCAGACATCATCATAACAGCTAATTTTTTCTCCGCAAACTGATGTTCTCTCCTTTGTAATATCGGTTAAGTTTTAGAGATTTTTTATTAAGCTTATTTTTCATTACACAGGATATTGATGTTTGGATTATTAATAATTGTTCCACCTCTAATAAATGGTAAATATAATGTATGGTAACGTATAAACCATTTAGAATGAGGTGGAAAGGTGTATTTTTTTAAACCTATTTCTGATGAGGTTCGTTTATCTCAAATAATATTCAATAAACATAAAAAAACGATGAAGCTCATTTTAGGATCGATTTTTGCCTGTATTGCTGCTATTCTACAGGCAGCTGGTGGCTTTTTACCAGGTATAGGATATTTTTTAAGTCCGCTAGCCACTGCACCTATTCTGTTATGTTCCATGTTTTCCATTCCATTTGGAGTAATGACCTACTTTCTGACAATTATGTTGTTATTCATCCTACAGCCAACTGAACTAATTGTATTTCCTTTTACAACAGGATTGTTAGGACTTGGCATAGGGGCATCTTTTTACTTTTTTAGGAAGAGATTAAGTATTATTGCTACTGGTACAATTCTTTTAATGTTAGGAATTATGAGTCTACTATTTTTTGTTCACTTTCCAGTTTTAGGTTCAGTCGTCTCTGTTTCCTTTTCATTTCTTACAACTGGAAGTATCTTTTTATTTGCTTTCCTTTATAGTTGGTTATGGGTTGAAATTGCTTTAATCATTTTTAAAAGATTAAAAATGATAATAATTTAGTGATCTTTTAATTTCGATTCATTAAATCCAAGTAAGATGATTAAGTAGAATTTTATAGTTATGATTCATGGAACTATTTCAAAAACAGTGCCTTGGTTAAAATCAGTCACTTTCATAGAGTCATAAACCCCTAAATATAATCTGGTGTGATTCAGATTCGTTCCCAAATTAACATAATAGGCTGACTGAGACCCAAAATCATAATCGGTTTGTATCACACTAAAATCATTTTGTTTACCATTTGGTCTTACGATGGTATAAGCTAAAGCCCCTCTAACCTGAGGTTGAGATTCTTTCCGGGCAAGATCGGTAAATACAACGCTTCCTGTTAAACCAGGGATTCTTTTCCCCATATATGGCTGGACTCCTGTAAGTGCAGTTCCTCCAAACTTATCGGGTCTGGTATCTTTATGAAAATAACTAGTTAAAGGCTGAAGACGACTCCCTGAAAGTGTTACTGCTTCATTGTAATAAGCAATTGTTTTCTTATCCAAAGTCGGATTTTCAGTGCAGTCTCTTATAATCGAAGCAGGAAAAACACCTTCCCAACCTCGCCAGCCAAAGTTAATAAATCCTTCTTTGTCAGGTTCAGAATTCATGAAAGAAGCTTGAATAAGCTGAGTAACCGGTATTGGTTTATAATGAACGAATGAAAAAATCGACTCTACCAAATCCTGGCCGACATTTCCCGCATATTTAATATACTGATTATAAAACCTTTGAAATGAAATTCCAGGTATATTGCGAACCCCTTTGGCCATTACCATGAGCGTTTCCTGAATAGTTGTGGGAAGTTCATTAAAACGTGTGACAATGGGTGGGTTATTGATGTTTGTATTCTTACCTACATCAATTTCAATTATTTTACCAGCGATTTCTAGATCGTCCTGGCTTAAGTTAAATGGATCATAGCCAGATCCACCATCTCCGGTTGTTAAAACAAGTTTTCCTGTTTCAGGTGAAAAGTTTAAACTATTGAACCCGTTATGATTTGAAAATGGTCTTCTCAAGTTAAGTAGTGTCCGTCGTTTTTGGGGTTGACCATTCGATTGTAAAATCCATTCTTCAATTGTATCAATATGATCATATCGAGTTTCTCTTTTTATCCACCTTAGGTTTAAAGTTCTAGGATCACACGGATTAGGCTTAAAAGATTCAGGAAGAGCACCTGGTCCTTGTGTTCCAGCTACTGAATAATGAAGATAAAACAGACCGTTATAAAAAAAATTTGGATGAAACGCTAGCCCTAGCAATCCCCGTTCATCATATCCGCCACCAGAAACACCTAGTTTTAGGATTCGCGGGCGAATATCTAAAAAAGTCCTTATAACTCCGTTTCCTATGTAAAAGATCTCTCCTACCTGGGTTGCAATAAATAACCTTTCAATTGAGTCACCTGGAAGTATAGTTGTTTTCAAAACAGTAGGTAAATTTATCTTACTTGCAATGGGCCGTAAACCAACCTTAACTTTTATCAACTGACTTTGCACTCCTTCTTATTGTTTTCTTTTATAAGAATATGATTAGAACTGTCTATTAGTACCAAATTAGGCCGGGGACTGATAAGGCATTGCACCACTTTCCGCACGAGCGTAATTAAACTAAAGGAGTGCGTTAGTTGAACTAAAATAAGTGAAATTTTTAAGAATTTTCTTAACGTTGTAAATCCTCAAGCCCCACGGGCAGGTACGTTCTACCCTGGCTACTGTAATAATAAAAACATATAAAAAATGGTCAACCAGAAATATTTTCTGGCTGACCTTATAATACGAAAGAGCAGGTTAGCTCAATAAAAATAAGGGTTGCTCAATTAATGTAGCTAAACTTCTGCTATATTTATTTGTTTTTTCTTTAGCTAGATATTCACGGTCAATCGCTTGAGGTGTTCTTTCAAACCAACCGTGCTTAATCATTAAATTTGCAGCATCTCCATCAAATCGAAATGAGAGATGTAAAGTGTTTAATTTTGAAGCAGAAAAATAAAAAACCACTCAGAGTGGTTTTTTAATCGCGCATTGCTCCTGCCTCTCGGGAAGTCATTGCACCTTGCCCTTCGCTTACATCTTTTTGAATTTCTTGTTTTACTTTTTGTGCATCAGTTCCGGCAAATTCTGGTTTCATAATAGAACCCAAATTCTCTTTAGCTTGTTGATCCTGTTGCATACAATTCCTCCTCAATTTATTGTTTAACAATCTTATTATTTACAAAAAAACACTCGGTATATCCCGAGGATTTAAGCGAATTTCACTTAAAGTAAAGGGAGCATTCGCTGAACAATCGGGTTGCTGCGGCAGCCCCTTTTTCTTATTCGACTAACGGTCAGGTTAGTTCAAGAAGGTACTTGATTTAATGTAATTTACAAATTGGATATAAAAACAAACTTTTTACTTTTCCAAAAGAAATTTGAGTAAATTTTTCCAATCACTTTTGTACATACTAAGAAAAAATTTTAGGAGTGTTAATAAAAATGGAGCATAACCCAAAACTAATATCTTCAGAAGTGGCAGCATTGTGGAGTGCTTATATGCAGAATTCAATGTCTTATTGTATTATTCAGCATTTTGCCAATATAAATGAAGATACTGAAAGTACAGACATTATTCAAACTGCTTTAACAAATTGTAATTATGTTGTAAATGAGATCAAACAAATCTTTGAAAAAGAAAATCACGCAATACCTATTGGATTTACACAAGAAGATGTAAACTTAAAAGCGGGTCGAGTATATTCAGACCTATTTGCCTTGCGTTATATTAAATATGTGGCTGCTGCTGGAACTGCAGCTGCAGCGGCTTTACTAGAAGTATTGGCAAGAAACGATGTAAGAGCATTTTTTTCGAAAACTTCCGAAATATTTATGAAACTTTACAATAATGCTTGTGATATTCTTCTAAAGAAAGGGGCATTTGTCCGTTCGCCTACTATTGCTCCAATGGAAAAAGCTGAATACCTTCAAAGTGAATCATTTCTATCAGGATTAATCGGCAAGCATCGTCCTTTAACCGCCATTGAATTAGCCCATATTTCTAAAAATACAGAAACAAACTCAATTGGTAGAACGTTTGTAGCTGGCTTTTCCCAAACTGCTAAATCACCAGAAGTTAGAAAATATATGGAGAGGGGTACGGAAATAGCCGCAAAGCATGAAACCATGTTTAGACAAATATTGGTGGAAGATGGAGTGCCATTACCAAGTACATGGGATTCGAATATTTCCCAGTCTATTGATGCCCCATTTTCTGATAAGTTAATGATGTTTCAAACCAATAGTTTAACTGCCATTAGCGTCGCTGGTTATGGGGCAGCTATTGGGGCGAGTCTTAGAAAAGATTTAGGTGGTCATTATACAAGACTAGTTGCTGAAATTGTGCAATATGCAAATGATGGCGTTAAATTGATGATTGAAAACAGGTGGATGGAACAGCCACCACAAAATGTGGATAGGGAAGCATTGAGGAATAGAACTAATTAATTGTAAGCGATAGTTACTAAAACAGCGATTTGCTTTTTCAAATCGCTATTAATTTTGTTTCAACTAACAGGTTTTCCTGGGTATGGACTTTATCGATTACTTCTATCTATGGACATTGAATGTATGGTTGTGGCACCCTCTCTTATCCCAAACGTTCGGGCGATCGTGTCAAAACAGATAAAAGAGATTCTACTGGATTAGCTCAGCTACTTCGTGCTGGAGAGCTTACTTCTATTCTATATCGAACGTTCATTCGTGTATAATTGAGACATACTTCTTAAAGGAGGAAATTATGAACTCAATTGATTTGATTATCTTAAATTTTAATGAAGTTAGAAGAAGGAGCATAAAGGTTTGGACCTCTATTCCCGCAGAAAAACTTAATTGGAAACCAGATGATAAAGCTATGACATGTTTAGAAATGATTAGACATGTTTTAGAAAGTGAACATTACTATCACTTGGCAATTAAAAACAGAGGGAGCCTCTCTACTTTTGATTCTCCCTTTGAAAACCTTCCATATACATCAGTAGAAGCAGAATTAGAGTTTGCAGACCTGTATAGAAGACAGTTCTTAGATACAGTTAAATCGTTTTCTGAAGAAGATTTAGATACCATAAAAATTGACAGATCCGAATCTGGATATATAAGAAGTCTGGGAGATATGCTGCTGCGTGTGGCCTATCATGAATCTGTCCACACTGGTCAGGTATTAGATTATCTAAGATCTGCAGGCATACCCAGAGTTCGAATTTGGGACTGAATAGGCAGATTGAAAGTTAATAGTAATCAATCAATTGTTAAATTGACGGTTGGCATAACTTCATAAATAATGCTATTTTTTTGAACAATTGGAGCCATTTAGTTGTACAAGAAGGTACTATTAGATTGAGGGGATATGAAATGATATTAGTGAGTTCTTGTTTAGCAGGGTTAGAGGTAAGGTATAACGGTACGCATAGTCTAGATAACAAGATAAGTAAACTAATAGAAGAAAATAAAGCAATAACCGTTTGTCCCGAATTGCTTGGTGGTTTTTCAACACCAAGAGAACCTGCTGAGATAATAGGCGGCAACGGGGAAGATGTACTGGATGGGAATGCCAAAGTAGTCGAGAAATCAGGAAGAGACGTAACTGAACAGTACATAAAAGGAGCTTATGTAACTTTTAATAAAGCAAAAGAGGTTAATGCAACAATTGTTGTTCTTAAAGAGAATAGCCCATCCTGTGGAAGTTCAATGATTTACAATGGTGAATTTATAGGTAAGAAAATTGCTGGAAATGGAGTCACAACTGCTTTACTAAAAAGAAACGGATTACGAGTAATTTCAGAAGAACAGTTTTCGGATAATCTTGTTGAGTTAATCTAGCATATCTTCAACTAAAGAGTGCAGTAATTGAGTATTATTGAGAAATGTTCTTACCTAATTTCATACTTTCGTTCTTAAACAAT
Proteins encoded in this region:
- the yugI gene encoding S1 domain-containing post-transcriptional regulator GSP13; protein product: MSTKYETGSVHTGKVTGIQRYGAFVALDESTQGLVHISEIAHGFVKDINEQLKVGDEVQVKVLSVDEQAGKISLSIRATQEAPAQTEAPKKPKKRQATVKATPAYSNETPQGFNTLKEKLEEWIEQSKQTNK
- a CDS encoding DUF378 domain-containing protein, which encodes MSALQRIALVLTIIGAINWGLIGFFQFDLVAAIFGGQDSALSRIIYGLVGIAGLINLAILFKPAAEIARDEPKPEAR
- a CDS encoding iron-containing alcohol dehydrogenase yields the protein MENFTYHNPTKLIFGKDQLEQLKTEVPKYGKNVLLVYGGGSIKRNGLYDKVLAQLEEIGAIVFELAGVEPNPRLSTVKRGVNLSKSENIDFLLAVGGGSVIDCTKAIAAGAKYDGDAWDIVTKKHMPTEALPFGTVLTLAATGSEMNAGSVITNWETQEKYGWGSPLTFPKFSILDPVNTFTVPKDQTVYGMVDMMSHVFEQYFHHTKNTPLQDRFCEATLKTVIETAPKLMNDLENYELRETILYSGTIALNGSLQMGYRGDWATHNIEHAVSAVYDIPHAGGLAILFPNWMRHTLSENVDRFKQVAVRVFNVDPEGKSDRDIALEGIDKLSEFWSSLGAPSRLADYGITDEKIDLIADKAMSNGEFGNFKKLNKEDVLVILRASL
- a CDS encoding glucose-6-phosphate isomerase — translated: MTHVRFDYSKALSFFGEHELTYLRDFVKVAHHSIHEKTGAGSDYLGWVDLPSEYDKEEFARIQKSAEKIKSDSDVLLVVGIGGSYLGARAALEMLNHSFYNALSKEQRKTPQIIFVGNNISSTYMKDLMDLLDGKDFSINVISKSGTTTEPALAFRIFRKLLEEKYGKAAAKSRIYATTDKARGALKTLATEEGYESFIIPDDVGGRYSVLTAVGLLPIAAAGADIEEMMKGAAAAMADFATSELEDNAAYQYAAVRNALYNRGKTIEMLINYEPGLQYFAEWWKQLFGESEGKDQKGIFPASANFSTDLHSMGQYVQEGRRDLFETVLNIEKPRHELTIEAEENDLDGLNYLAGETVDFVNKKAFQGTMLAHTDGGVPNLIVNLPEMNEYTFGYLVYFFEKACAMSGYLLGVNPFDQPGVEAYKVNMFALLGKPGFEEVKAKLEKRLEE
- a CDS encoding NTTRR-F1 domain; amino-acid sequence: MENRVINGGFETGTFSPWVASNATITNQFSHSGSFAARLLGGNINSFIFQYVEANPTERFEFLGSLAKVGTLTSPPVSLTVAYYDSSFGFLGYGLITNIPSSRLPNVEDETWLEDL
- a CDS encoding IS110 family transposase, which encodes MNYNQNKKIAQITSQTLIVGVDIAKYKHVARAQDFRGLEFGAPCHFENTKSHFNLFLGWIKHLMEQHGMDKVIIGMEPTGHYWLNLAHFLKEEEIKFVVVNPMHVKKSKELDDNSPTKNDVKDAKVIAQLVKDGRYAEPNIPQGVYAELRVARKIRDLLFVDLQAVQGQIHNWLDRYFPEFLTVFKDWEGKAALQLLKLNVLPHELEIVSEQEILIHLRKAVKRAVGLSKIQELKRVAKDSIGIREGSRMAKLELRTLLDKYELINEKFEELESDIDGLLERIPGVQQMLAITGIGKDTVAGFFSEVGNLSYYSHPRQIIKLAGLSLKENTSGKHKGHTKITKRGRKTLRALLFRVAMPLVAKNTAFKALHEYFTTRKNNPLKKMQSLIAICNKLIRILFTIGTKQCEFSEDRMLKDIPHMAPLLKAA
- a CDS encoding cupredoxin domain-containing protein codes for the protein MSVKKWVTGLVVVLAIVVVVTTLGSFGVFAESSVVTQPMDTVKSIEVELNDDYFNPKVITIPNGTTTTLILKNKGKKEHTFTVEKLGIDAEVQPGKEKNITVKPKQPGTYELICRYHFQEGMVGKVIVK